CTTCCCCTAAAGCAGAAATAAGACTTGTTATTTCCTCTACTTCTTCTCTACTTACTATCAAAACAAGCCCTATTCCGCAGTTAAACACCTGATACATCTCTTCTTCAGATATCTCTCCCCATTTCTGAAGAAGGTGAAAAATCGCTGGTTTTTCCCAGGTGTTTTTTTCTATTATTACCTTACAATTTTGGGGTAAAATCCTTGGAAGGTTGTCTATAAAACCACCTCCTGTGATGTGAGCACAACCTTTGATGTTATACCCTTTATTGGTAAGGGTTAACATAATTGGTACATAAATTTTGGTGGGGGTAAGAACTACCTCTCCTATAGGTCTTCCTAACTCTTCAGGAATATAATCTAAACTTATTTGTTTTTCTTCCAAAATTTTTCTTACTAAAGAAAATCCATTGCTATGAAGCCCGCTTGAAGGTATTCCTATTAAGACATCTCCTATAGAGATGGTTGAGCCATCTATAACCTTTTCTTTTTCAACTATTCCCACCGCAAAACCTGCACAATCATAATCTCCAGGGGCATACATTCCTGGCATTTCTGCTGTTTCTCCACCCAAAAGGGCACATTGAGAGATCTTACATCCCTCTACTATCCCCGCAATCAATTCTTCAAAAATTTTTTCTTCAAACTTCCCAAAAGCTAAATAATCCAAAAAGAAAAGTGGCTTGGCTCCACAAGTAATGATATCATTTACACACATAGCCACCAAGTCGATCCCAATTCCTTTATGGATTCCTGCCTTAATAGCAAGCTTGATTTTAGTACCAACCCCATCTGTAGAAGACACTAAAACAGGGTTTTTATAGGTATTTAGGTCTAAGGAAAAGAGTCCAGCATAGCCTCCAATTCCTGAGATTACCCCTTTTTGAGGAAGACCTGAAGAATACTTTTTGACAATTTCTACCAAAAGATTGGCTTTTTCCAGGTCAACCCCTGCAGCTCTATACTTTTCTGCAGCGTTCATAGAAATCCCCTTGGTCAATATGTTTGATGATTTCAAAATTTTATATTATATTTTTCTAAAAACAAGATTCTTTATGGACTAAATAGGATGCAAGGAAAATTCCCTAAAAAAGTTAATGAAGAAGAAAAAAAAGAAATTTTCAAGTATTTGGAAGATAGGTTTGGCTTTTCTCCGTCTCTATTTGAAGACTATGAAGTATTAAAAGGAGTTTCGAACTTTTGGCTTTTTCCTAAAACTCTTTATTTAGAAATCTTAACCTCTCTTGAGGTCCAAACTGTAGGTCTTCTTTTTCTAAGAAAAGTCTCTTCTTATCTTAAGCCTACCTCTGCTTTCTTGCAAAGGTTTGGGAATTTTGCTACCAAAAATATAGTGTCCCTCAATTTTCAACTGATAGAAGAGTTAAAAAAGAAGAAAAAAGTAGAAATAAACTTGGATCTAAACCCTGGTTACGTTATTCTTAAAGATGAGAAATGGGTTTTAGGTTGTGGACTTTATCTACCTGGAAGGCTTTTTGCCTATCTCGAAGAAAAAATACTGAGAAATTTATAGTTGAAAAATTGTTCAGAAGGGGGGATATCCCCCTTCTGCTAAAAGATTTTAGTGTATATGGGTTGCTTTTTTCATCCCCTTACCTGGAGCTTCAGGCTCTCCAGTTTCTATAGGTTGCTTAGCTTCTTTCCAGGCAGCGATACCACCTTTTAAATTATAAACCTTTTTGTAACCCAATTTTTTAAGGTCACAGGTAGCTACTACCCCTCTTCCTCCAGTCGCACAATAAACTAAATAGGTTTTTTCTTTGTCTGGGAGCCACTCGTAAACTTTAAAGTCTAAAAGCCCTCTTGGTGTCCAAATAGCCCCAGGAATATGTCCGGCTTTATATTCTGTATATTCCCTTACATCAAGTATAACAGCCCCTTCAGCTATGAGTTTCTTAGCACCTTCTACATCCACCTCTTGTACACCACAAACTGTCTTAGCCTCCTTTACCCTTTCTTCACTTAAAGGAGTAGCAGTAAAACCTGTGTTTACTGCTACAAAGGTAAATACCAAAAAACTTAGAACCCAACTTAAAAACCTTTTACCTGATCTCATAAGACTACCTCCTGTTTTTAGGATTTTATTTTAGATAATATTAATCCACTTTCTAAAAAATCAAGAGGTTTTTTGAAGATAGATTGTCCTTATAGGAAAGGGTATTGTTATTCCTTCTTCTTGATATCTTTGGTGTAGTTTTTTTATAAACTCATGAACCACCATATGTCGATCTACATAAGTCTTTACCCTTAAGATTACGTTAAAGTTAATACTAAAATCCCCAAAGGTATGATAGCGGACAAATGGTTCAAACTCTGAGACACCCCCATTAACCGTGTTAAGTACTTCTTTAGCAACTTCTATCGTCACCCTTTCTACTTTGTTTAAATCACTATCATAGCTTACCCCTACTCCAACTAAAATGTTTAGTTCGGGTTCAGGAAGACTGTAGTTAACGATTACTGAAGAAGATATCTTAGAGTTAGGAACGATGATAAGGTTGTTTGAGGGGTGACGTATGATGGTGTTTCTCCAGGTAATATCTTCCACAAAGCCTTCTAGATTGTTATCTAACATGATGTAATCTCCAGGTTTGATTTGTTTGGCCATCAAGATATGAAGTCCAGAAAATAGATTTTCAAGGGTGTCTTTTAAAGCCAAACCCACCGCAAGGCCTGCTATACCTAAGGAAGTGATAAAAGGAGTTATGTTTATTTTTAAAATATCTAAAACCAAAATAAACCCGATAAAAAAGATAATTATTTTTATTAACAATTCGATGATAGAAACACTGGGTATGACCTCAAATCGTTGGGTTAAGTATTGAGTAATAAGAGTTATTATAAGTTGAGAAATAAACCAAACTAAGGAAAATATAAAAAAGATTATCAGTAATTTATTAATAAGCGGGTTTAGTGTTGGTAAAGGGTTATAAAGTTCGTTTACTAAATAGAGACCCAAGGTAAAAACCCAGAGAAAACAAGCCCAAGACATAAGGTTTACCGTTTTTTCCTTTAGTTTTATTCCGACCAATTTCTCAAGAAAGCTAAACTTTTTCTTCATCCCCCATTTTATGGTAAAAGAAGCAGCTATCACTAAAGCTATGAAAATAAAGGTTTTTAGATGGATAGGAAGAACGTCCCACATAAGCTCTCCTGCAAATTTTATGTTAGGTTTTGTCTATCGTATAAATTTTATTGTATAAAATTATAAAATAAAAAACAACGTTAAAAATTCAACGGTTCAATCGATTAAAGTTGAGTACAAATTTAGCACACATAACTTAGGGATACCTTTGGCTAAGGAGTTTAACAATTTTTTAAGTTTGGTATAATACAGGTTTAGCTTTAAGGATTTTAAGGGATTAGAAAAAATGCCTAAGGTTAAGTTTCTACCGTTTAACGAAGAGTATGAGGCTCTTGAAGGGGAGACTCTTTTTGATGTAGCAATAAAAGCAGGCATTCATATCAACGCCTCTTGTGGTGGAACCGGAAGCTGTAATCGGTGTAAAGTGAGGTTGGTTTCAGGAGAACTGAAAGGAGAGATTTTAGAAGGTCAGTATTATAAGGCTTGTGGTAGTTACCCTCTAACAGACGTGGTGGTAGAAGTCCCCTTAACTACTTTCTTAGACCAGAAAACGTTATATCGCCCTGTGAAAAAAAGGGCTAAGTTTCTAGAACTATCTCAAGTTGATTTTGATTCCCCTCCGGTTAAAGAAGTATTTTTGAAACTAACCCCTCCGACCTTGGAGGAAAACACCGCAGATTTTAACAGACTAAAAGAGGGGCTTTATAAACAGGGTATCTCGGAACCAGAGGTTTCCTTAGAAGTTTTAAGAAAAATTCCCCATGTTCTTCGTCAAAAAAATTTCGAAACCATAGCTTATGTTTATCAGGCTTTAGATAATCCTAAAACATTCTTGTTAGACCTTACCGCAGAGCCTTTAGATCCCTTTTTAGGGGTAGCCATAGACGTTGGAACTACCACCTTACAGGTAGAGGTGGTTGACTTAAAGAAAGGAGAAGTTTTGGGTTTTAGTTCAGATTATAACCCTCAAATCAAGTATGGTGATGATGTTATTAGCAGAATAGAGTTTTGCAGAAGAGATGGAGGATTAAAGATATTATCTGAGGTTTTAAAAGAAAGATTAATCCTTTTGATAAAAGAAGCCTTGGGATCAAAAGGGCGGTTAGAAGAGGTGAAACTTATTTCTTTAGCGGCTAATACAGTGATGACCCATCTTTTTCTTGAACTTGAGCCAAGATATTTAAGAGAATATCCCTATGTTCCAGTAGCTACTGAATTTCCTGTTTTCTGGGCTAAAGATTTAGGTTTTACAGATTTAAACGCACTTATCCAGATCGCTCCTTGTAAAGCAAGTTATGTCGGAGGAGACGTAGTAGGGGGTGTGGTAGCTTCTAAGATGTATGAAGAAAGCCCTTTGACCCTTTTTATAGACCTTGGAACTAACGGAGAAATAGTATTAGGGAATCAGGATTTTTTGGTTTGTGCTGCCTGTTCTGCCGGTCCAGCTTTTGAAGGAGGCGGTATAAAACACGGGATGAGAGCCACCCTTGGTGCTATAGAAATGGTAAACATAGACCCTTATACTTATGAACCCATGGTGGTTACTATCGGTAAAACAAAACCTATAGGTCTCTGTGGCTCGGGAATCCTTTCTTTGTTGGCCTCTCTTTTTAGAGTAGGGATCATAGATAAATCTGGAAAAATTAAAAAAGACCTGATTCATCCCCGTATAAGAAGAGGGGAAGAAGGGTGGGAGTATGTAGTGGTTTTTAAACAAGACACCCAAACAGGAGAAGACATAGTTTTTACTGAAGCAGACATAGATAATGTTATCAGAGCCAAAGCCGCTATTTTTGCGGGATGCCAGGTTTTGGTTGAGTCTGTAGGGTTATCTTTAAAAGACATAGAGAGGGTTTATTTAGCAGGTTCCTTTGGAAACTATCTTGATGTAGAAGACGCTATTTCTATAGGCCTTTTACCGGATTTAGATAGAGACCGGTTTTTCTTTTTAGGTAACACCAGTTTACTCGGAGCTAAAATAGCCCTTCTTTCTCAAGAAAAGTTTGCTAAAATGAGAGACATAGCTAAGTCTATGACCCACTTAGAGCTTTCAAACTACCCAGGTTATATGGAGACCTATGTAGCTGCCCTGTTTTTACCTCATACAGACGAAAGTTTATTCCCTACCATAAAAAATAAAAAGGAGTAATTTTATGGTGCACAAAGAAGGCTTCCCTTGGGTGTTTTATCCCTTGCTGTTTGCAGGTACCAGTCTTTTATTTAAGAAAAGAAAGGCGGCGCTCTTAGGGTTAGGAATAGGGTTGGCTAATGCCTTTTTTTTCAGAAACCCTAAAAGAGAACCTGTTTTAGACCCAGAACTCATTATCTCTCCTGCAGACGGAAAGGTAGTTACTTGTCGGATAGAAGAAAATCCCTCTTGGTTTTCTACCCCCCTTTGGAGAATAGGGATTTTTATGAGGCTATGGGATGTTCATATCAATCGCTCTCCTATCACGGGTAAAGTCTTACGTATGCAATATGTAAAAGGAGAAAAACTTCCTGTTTTTAAAGAAGAATCTTTTCAACAAAACGAAAAACAACTTTATCTTATAGAACGAGAAGATGGTACTCCTTTTTGGGTGGTACAGATAGCGGGGATGGTTGCAAGAAGGATAAGGGCTTTTGTCCTTCCTGGAGATGATGTGGTCGCAGGAGACCCTATTGGTATCATAAAGTTTAGCTCAAGGGTAGAGCTTTTTTTCCCGGTTGAAAACTCTGAAATCTATGTAAAAGAAGGACATAAAGTTTTTGCTGGAGAAACTGTTTTGGGTCGGGTGTTATTAAAGAAGGATTAAAACTATGTTAGCCCTAATACCTAACATTTTTACTACCTTTAACCTTTTTTTTGGTTTTTATTCGATCATATGTTCCATACACGGAGATTTTACTAAAGCTGGCTGGGCTATTTTTTTAGCGATGGTTTTTGATATCTTTGATGGGAGGATTGCTCGATATTTAAAGCAGACTTCTAAGTTTGGCCTTGAATATGACTCTTTAAGTGACCTTATTTCTTTTGGAGTAGCTCCTGCCATTCTTATATATCAGTTTTGGCTTATAGAATTTGGTAAATTGGGATGGTTAACTTGTTTTTTATATACTATCTGTGTGGCTTTAAGACTTGCGAGATATAACGTAAAAGCCCATTCTGGGTTTGGCTATTTTGAAGGACTCCCTTCACCTGCAGGGGCGGCTATTTTGGCTTCTTCTGTGCTTTTTATACAATCCTATCGTCCTGATTTTGAGCTTCCTAAATGGGCTACTCTAACTGCTGTAAGCCTTATCTCTTATCTGTTAGTTTCTCCTATCCAATATCCCAGCTTTAAGCACATAAAAATAGAAAAATCTCAAAATTTTTATCTTTTACTGCTTTTTGTAGGTGGTCTTACCATCTCCGCTGCCTATCCTTCTTACTCTATCTTTGTTCTAATCGTAGTATATACCTTATTAGGACCGGCTTTATTTTTTAAAACCAAGAGTATTAAAATCATAAAAAAATTTCGTAAAAGAAAGGATTTTAAAGAAAAATTGACAAAATAGAAAAATGTTTTACAATAACTAAAGATAAACTTGATTAATCTCTTTTAAACCAAAATTATCTTTTTACGGAGGTCTTTATGGGATGTAGTTGTAAACTTTTAAACATAGGTTTTGGCAACTATGTGGTTGCAGATAGAATCATTGCTATCGTAAATCCAAACTCTGCTCCTATGAAGAGGTTAAAGGAAGAGGCTAAGGAAACAAGAAGGCTTATCGATGCTACTCAGGGACGTAAGACTCGCTCTATCATCATCACCGATAGCAATCATATCATCCTTTCTGCTATACAAGCAGAAACTGTAGCTCAAAGGCTGATGTCTGATGGGTTAGAAAGGTTGGAGAAAGATGAAGAGGAATAAAAGACTAATCATAGTGGTTACCGGTCCTTCTGGGGCTGGTAAAAGCACGATACTTAAGGATTTGCCTCAGGATGAATTTTATTTTTCTGTTTCTCATACTACTAGAGCTCCACGTCCTGGGGAAGAAGATGGAAAACATTACTATTTTGTAAGTCGTTCTGTTTTTTTAGAGATGATAGAGAGAGATGAATTTTTAGAATGGGTAGAGGTTTTTGGGACCTTTTATGGAACGGCAAAGACAGAGATAGAAAAGGCCTTTACCCAGAACAAACACTTAGTGTTAGACATAGAGGTGGTAGGGGCCACCAGACTTAAGTCATATTTTGGTTCAGATGCCATATTTATTTTTATAGCCCCTCCTGACCTTCAGTCCCTAAAAACCCGTATCATTCAAAGGGGTACAGAAAACGAGGCTGAGGTACAAAATCGTTTAAAAAGGGCTAAAGAAGAACTCAGGTTTGCCTCTTGG
Above is a genomic segment from Thermodesulfobacterium commune DSM 2178 containing:
- the pssA gene encoding CDP-diacylglycerol--serine O-phosphatidyltransferase, encoding MLALIPNIFTTFNLFFGFYSIICSIHGDFTKAGWAIFLAMVFDIFDGRIARYLKQTSKFGLEYDSLSDLISFGVAPAILIYQFWLIEFGKLGWLTCFLYTICVALRLARYNVKAHSGFGYFEGLPSPAGAAILASSVLFIQSYRPDFELPKWATLTAVSLISYLLVSPIQYPSFKHIKIEKSQNFYLLLLFVGGLTISAAYPSYSIFVLIVVYTLLGPALFFKTKSIKIIKKFRKRKDFKEKLTK
- a CDS encoding phosphatidylserine decarboxylase — encoded protein: MVHKEGFPWVFYPLLFAGTSLLFKKRKAALLGLGIGLANAFFFRNPKREPVLDPELIISPADGKVVTCRIEENPSWFSTPLWRIGIFMRLWDVHINRSPITGKVLRMQYVKGEKLPVFKEESFQQNEKQLYLIEREDGTPFWVVQIAGMVARRIRAFVLPGDDVVAGDPIGIIKFSSRVELFFPVENSEIYVKEGHKVFAGETVLGRVLLKKD
- a CDS encoding mechanosensitive ion channel family protein, whose protein sequence is MWDVLPIHLKTFIFIALVIAASFTIKWGMKKKFSFLEKLVGIKLKEKTVNLMSWACFLWVFTLGLYLVNELYNPLPTLNPLINKLLIIFFIFSLVWFISQLIITLITQYLTQRFEVIPSVSIIELLIKIIIFFIGFILVLDILKINITPFITSLGIAGLAVGLALKDTLENLFSGLHILMAKQIKPGDYIMLDNNLEGFVEDITWRNTIIRHPSNNLIIVPNSKISSSVIVNYSLPEPELNILVGVGVSYDSDLNKVERVTIEVAKEVLNTVNGGVSEFEPFVRYHTFGDFSINFNVILRVKTYVDRHMVVHEFIKKLHQRYQEEGITIPFPIRTIYLQKTS
- a CDS encoding rhodanese-like domain-containing protein; the protein is MRSGKRFLSWVLSFLVFTFVAVNTGFTATPLSEERVKEAKTVCGVQEVDVEGAKKLIAEGAVILDVREYTEYKAGHIPGAIWTPRGLLDFKVYEWLPDKEKTYLVYCATGGRGVVATCDLKKLGYKKVYNLKGGIAAWKEAKQPIETGEPEAPGKGMKKATHIH
- a CDS encoding ASKHA domain-containing protein gives rise to the protein MPKVKFLPFNEEYEALEGETLFDVAIKAGIHINASCGGTGSCNRCKVRLVSGELKGEILEGQYYKACGSYPLTDVVVEVPLTTFLDQKTLYRPVKKRAKFLELSQVDFDSPPVKEVFLKLTPPTLEENTADFNRLKEGLYKQGISEPEVSLEVLRKIPHVLRQKNFETIAYVYQALDNPKTFLLDLTAEPLDPFLGVAIDVGTTTLQVEVVDLKKGEVLGFSSDYNPQIKYGDDVISRIEFCRRDGGLKILSEVLKERLILLIKEALGSKGRLEEVKLISLAANTVMTHLFLELEPRYLREYPYVPVATEFPVFWAKDLGFTDLNALIQIAPCKASYVGGDVVGGVVASKMYEESPLTLFIDLGTNGEIVLGNQDFLVCAACSAGPAFEGGGIKHGMRATLGAIEMVNIDPYTYEPMVVTIGKTKPIGLCGSGILSLLASLFRVGIIDKSGKIKKDLIHPRIRRGEEGWEYVVVFKQDTQTGEDIVFTEADIDNVIRAKAAIFAGCQVLVESVGLSLKDIERVYLAGSFGNYLDVEDAISIGLLPDLDRDRFFFLGNTSLLGAKIALLSQEKFAKMRDIAKSMTHLELSNYPGYMETYVAALFLPHTDESLFPTIKNKKE
- the purM gene encoding phosphoribosylformylglycinamidine cyclo-ligase is translated as MNAAEKYRAAGVDLEKANLLVEIVKKYSSGLPQKGVISGIGGYAGLFSLDLNTYKNPVLVSSTDGVGTKIKLAIKAGIHKGIGIDLVAMCVNDIITCGAKPLFFLDYLAFGKFEEKIFEELIAGIVEGCKISQCALLGGETAEMPGMYAPGDYDCAGFAVGIVEKEKVIDGSTISIGDVLIGIPSSGLHSNGFSLVRKILEEKQISLDYIPEELGRPIGEVVLTPTKIYVPIMLTLTNKGYNIKGCAHITGGGFIDNLPRILPQNCKVIIEKNTWEKPAIFHLLQKWGEISEEEMYQVFNCGIGLVLIVSREEVEEITSLISALGEGYHVIGYVDKREQDEPQVILV
- the gmk gene encoding guanylate kinase encodes the protein MKRNKRLIIVVTGPSGAGKSTILKDLPQDEFYFSVSHTTRAPRPGEEDGKHYYFVSRSVFLEMIERDEFLEWVEVFGTFYGTAKTEIEKAFTQNKHLVLDIEVVGATRLKSYFGSDAIFIFIAPPDLQSLKTRIIQRGTENEAEVQNRLKRAKEELRFASWFDYVIVNENLEKSKELFFSIVKAELSRPYRNPQWKYFLSNFNLNL
- a CDS encoding DUF370 domain-containing protein, producing MGCSCKLLNIGFGNYVVADRIIAIVNPNSAPMKRLKEEAKETRRLIDATQGRKTRSIIITDSNHIILSAIQAETVAQRLMSDGLERLEKDEEE